In Pseudohongiella acticola, the sequence CCAAAACCACACTGCCATGGTTGTTAATGCAGGTGGGTGCGCCTGCATGGATTATCAGCCTGCTGGTCCCCATTCGCGAGTCCGGCTCCATGTTGCCGCAGATGCTGATTGGCGCGTGGGTGCGTGGACAGGCCATCCGGAAATGGGTCTGGGTCGGCGGTGGCGCCATTCAGGGCTTGTCACTGCTGTTGATGGTCTGGTGTGCGTTTACGCTACAGGGGCTGATGGCCGGGCTGGCAATCGTGGTGTTGTTGACCCTCTTCAGTCTGGCCCGGGGCGCCTGTTCCGTCGCCTACAAAGACGTTTTGGGCAAAACCATTCCGAAAACACGGCGCGGCCGGCTGTCCGGCTGGATCAGCGCGATTGCCGGGCTGGTCGCCTTCTTTGCCGGGCTTTGGCTCAGCATCGCAGGCGATAGTGAAGCCACCGGCTTCTATGCTGCGTTGCTGGCTGTTGCTGCAGGTTTATGGTTGCTGGCAATCATGGCCTATGCGCGTATTCGGGAGTTTCCGGGTGCCACTGACGGTGGTGCCAATGGCTTCACGGAAGCGTTTTCGCAATTGTCCCTGCTTCGCGACGACAGGGCGTTTCGTCGGTTTGTGGTGGCAAGGGCACTGGCCATGGGGTCAGGGTTGGTGGCACCTTTTTATATAGCGCTGGCGCAGGAAGATCTTGGCAACGCAGCGTCGCTGCTGGGTATTTTTATCGCTGTCGAAGGTCTGGCCGGCCTGCTGAGTTCACCTGTCTGGGGACGATGGGCGGATCGCTCGAGTCGACAGGTTTTTGCGATCGCGTGCACACTTGCCTCCATGACCTCACTGGGCGTTGCCGTCTGGGCACTGGTGGGGGCGTCAACGACGGTGTCGCAATGGTTCTATCCGATCGCGTTTTTTGTCCTGGGTGTCTCCCACGCCGGGGTAAGGCTGGGGCGAAAAACCTATCTGGTTGACATGGCCGGGGGCAATAAACGCACTGACTACGTGGCGGTGAGTAATACCGTCATCGGCTTGCTACTGCTGTTGTCCGGGGTGCTGGGTGCCTTGGCGGCGATGGTGTCCGTGCCGCTGGTAATTACCTTACTGGGGCTGGCGGGATTGCTGGGCGCCGGCCTGAGTCTGCGCTGGCCTGAGGTGTCGGGTTAGTAGCTGTCGGGCCAGGACGTGTCGGATTAGGAGGCGTCGAGCCCGGTGGGCGGGATCAGTTCGGGTCCGGTTGTGGCGTCACCGCGAGTGATGAATTGAAATACCGTGGATCACCTGACACTTCTTCGCCTACCCAGTCCGGTACTTCAAAGCGGGTATCCTCGGCGGGCAACTCGATTTCGGCCAGTACCAGGCCCCGATTATCGCCGTTGAATACGTCGACTTCCCAGATATGACCGGCATATTCGACGCGATATCGAATTTTTTCAATCAGCGGTTTGGGGCACAGTTCAGTCAACATTTCTTCTGCGTCAGACACGGGCACCGGGTATTCGTATTCAGCGCGGGCATAACCACGGGTCGGGCCTTTGACGGTAATAAATGCCTGCGCACCGGCAATGCGAACCCGCACCGTGCGGCCGTCGCCAGAACAAAGATAACCTTGACGGTAGTCGACACCGGTATCGTTGGGCTGCCAGCGACTCTTGATGACGCGGTATTTACGCTCGATTTCAACGGCCAAAAGAAACTCCGGAAATTACGAGTTCAGGTTCAGGTGTTGCAAAATAAAGCGACGCAGATCGTCGGCGCTGTCAGGGCGGCCCATCGTGGCAACGGCATCGCCACGGCCATTGAGCAGGACCAGCGAACCGTCACTGAGACTATGGGTTTCAGCAAAGGCAACGCCGTCAGGGTGGCCCGTGTGTATCAGCAGGAACACCACCTGGTCCTGGAACTCCGGATACAGTGCCTGCATTTGCTCGATGGTACGCTCGCCACCCATGACGTGAATCTCACGCAGCATCACCAAAGCAGGTTTACCTTGGCCAACCTGACTCAGATCACTGGAAAAAGTGGCCTTAGGCAATAGTTGCCACAACACCAGGCTGACAACTGCCAGACAGCCCAGAATCACCAAGAATCTGACAATTTTTGAGGACGCCGACCTGGAAACGGGGCTGCTTTGGTTCATGATCTAAAACTCCAGTCTGATGGGCGTAGGCCGCTGTGTGTGCTGCATTGCATTCAGGCAAGGGCAGAGAATACCATGGCTGACACATGTCCCACTATAGACTGTACGTTGGCAGTTGTCTGGGCGACACAGGGGTGGGGCAATCTGACAAGTCTGCGTTATACTGCCATCCGCGACAAAGGGGATGTATGTTTAGTTTGCCCAA encodes:
- a CDS encoding MFS transporter, whose product is METDTADDWKTSLYERLAEDDEGRVCKDISDDACRETPGNFLATLIANTASNVADRLSSAKTTLPWLLMQVGAPAWIISLLVPIRESGSMLPQMLIGAWVRGQAIRKWVWVGGGAIQGLSLLLMVWCAFTLQGLMAGLAIVVLLTLFSLARGACSVAYKDVLGKTIPKTRRGRLSGWISAIAGLVAFFAGLWLSIAGDSEATGFYAALLAVAAGLWLLAIMAYARIREFPGATDGGANGFTEAFSQLSLLRDDRAFRRFVVARALAMGSGLVAPFYIALAQEDLGNAASLLGIFIAVEGLAGLLSSPVWGRWADRSSRQVFAIACTLASMTSLGVAVWALVGASTTVSQWFYPIAFFVLGVSHAGVRLGRKTYLVDMAGGNKRTDYVAVSNTVIGLLLLLSGVLGALAAMVSVPLVITLLGLAGLLGAGLSLRWPEVSG
- a CDS encoding CYTH domain-containing protein, with amino-acid sequence MAVEIERKYRVIKSRWQPNDTGVDYRQGYLCSGDGRTVRVRIAGAQAFITVKGPTRGYARAEYEYPVPVSDAEEMLTELCPKPLIEKIRYRVEYAGHIWEVDVFNGDNRGLVLAEIELPAEDTRFEVPDWVGEEVSGDPRYFNSSLAVTPQPDPN